Proteins encoded by one window of Superficieibacter sp. HKU1:
- the pepD gene encoding cytosol nonspecific dipeptidase — protein MSELSQLSPQPLWDIFAKICSIPHPSHHEEELAQHIMGWAKEKGLFVDRDAVGNILLRKTATAGMENRKPVVLQAHLDMVPQKNNDTVHDFTTDPIQPYIDGEWVKARGTTLGADNGIGMASALAVLADDSVEHGPLEVLLTMTEETGMDGAFGLQAGWLQADILINTDSEEEGEIYMGCAGGIDFTSNLTLTREAIPADFQSFKLTLKGLKGGHSGGDIHLGLGNANKLLARFLAAHAAELDLRLVDFNGGTLRNAIPREAFATVAVSADKAEQLKTQVAAYLDILKNELSIKEKNLTVVLESATTDKGALNAPSRNSFVHLLNATPNGVIRNSDVAKGVVETSLNVGVVTMTDDNVEIHCLIRSLIDSGKDYVVSMLESLGKLAGAKTQPKGGYPGWQPDASSPVMQLVRETYQRLFNKTPNIQVIHAGLECGLFKKPYPQMDMVSIGPTITGPHSPDEQVHIESVGQYWTLLTELLKAIPQK, from the coding sequence GTGTCTGAACTGTCTCAATTATCTCCGCAGCCGCTGTGGGATATTTTTGCCAAAATTTGTTCCATTCCCCACCCGTCTCACCATGAAGAAGAACTCGCGCAGCACATTATGGGCTGGGCAAAAGAGAAAGGTCTGTTTGTCGATCGTGACGCTGTAGGCAATATCCTGCTTCGTAAAACCGCGACAGCGGGTATGGAAAATCGTAAACCGGTAGTTTTACAGGCGCATCTGGATATGGTGCCGCAGAAAAACAACGATACGGTACACGACTTCACTACAGATCCGATCCAACCGTATATCGACGGCGAATGGGTTAAAGCGCGCGGCACCACGCTGGGGGCGGATAACGGCATCGGTATGGCTTCCGCGCTGGCTGTTCTCGCTGACGACAGCGTTGAACATGGTCCGCTGGAAGTTCTGCTGACCATGACCGAAGAGACCGGCATGGACGGTGCTTTTGGTCTGCAGGCGGGCTGGTTACAGGCGGATATTCTGATTAACACCGACTCTGAAGAGGAAGGTGAAATCTATATGGGCTGCGCGGGTGGTATCGATTTTACCTCCAACCTGACCCTGACGCGTGAAGCGATCCCGGCCGATTTTCAGTCGTTTAAACTGACGTTGAAAGGTCTGAAAGGCGGCCACTCTGGCGGCGATATCCATTTAGGTCTGGGCAACGCCAACAAACTGCTGGCACGCTTCCTCGCGGCCCACGCGGCTGAACTGGATCTGCGACTGGTGGATTTTAACGGCGGCACGTTGCGTAACGCTATCCCGCGTGAAGCCTTTGCCACCGTTGCCGTCTCTGCCGATAAAGCAGAACAGTTGAAAACGCAGGTTGCCGCTTATCTGGATATCCTGAAAAACGAACTGTCGATCAAAGAAAAAAATCTGACCGTCGTGCTGGAATCCGCTACCACCGATAAAGGTGCGCTTAACGCCCCGTCTCGCAATAGCTTTGTGCACTTGCTGAACGCTACCCCGAACGGCGTGATCCGCAATTCCGACGTGGCGAAAGGCGTGGTGGAAACCTCCCTGAACGTGGGCGTGGTGACCATGACCGACGATAACGTTGAGATCCACTGCCTGATCCGCTCGCTGATCGACAGCGGTAAAGACTACGTAGTAAGCATGCTGGAATCGCTGGGTAAACTAGCGGGAGCCAAAACTCAGCCGAAAGGCGGCTATCCCGGCTGGCAGCCGGATGCCAGTTCACCGGTAATGCAACTGGTGCGTGAAACCTACCAGCGCTTGTTCAATAAAACGCCGAACATTCAGGTGATCCACGCCGGTCTGGAATGCGGTCTGTTCAAGAAGCCGTATCCGCAGATGGATATGGTGTCTATCGGGCCAACCATTACCGGTCCGCACTCCCCGGATGAGCAGGTACATATCGAAAGCGTGGGCCAGTACTGGACGCTGCTGACCGAGCTGCTGAAGGCGATTCCGCAGAAGTAA
- the gpt gene encoding xanthine phosphoribosyltransferase, producing MSEKYVVTWDMLQIHARKLATRLMPSEQWKGIIAVSRGGLVPGALLARELGIRHVDTVCISSYDHDNQRELKVLKRAEGDGEGFIVIDDLVDTGGTAVAIREMYPKAHFVTIFAKPAGRPLVDDYVVDIPQDTWIEQPWDMGVVFIPPISGR from the coding sequence ATGAGCGAAAAATACGTCGTCACCTGGGACATGTTGCAGATTCACGCACGCAAACTGGCCACACGCCTGATGCCGTCAGAACAGTGGAAAGGCATTATTGCCGTTAGCCGTGGGGGTCTGGTTCCTGGCGCGCTGCTGGCGCGTGAACTGGGTATTCGTCATGTAGATACCGTTTGCATTTCCAGCTATGACCACGACAACCAGCGCGAGCTGAAAGTCCTCAAGCGCGCCGAAGGCGATGGCGAAGGTTTCATCGTCATTGACGATCTGGTTGATACCGGCGGCACCGCCGTTGCGATCCGCGAAATGTACCCAAAAGCACATTTCGTCACTATCTTTGCCAAACCGGCTGGTCGTCCGCTGGTGGATGATTACGTTGTTGATATCCCGCAGGATACCTGGATTGAACAGCCGTGGGATATGGGCGTTGTCTTCATTCCGCCTATCTCAGGCCGTTAA